In Aureibacillus halotolerans, a single genomic region encodes these proteins:
- the ytrI gene encoding sporulation membrane protein YtrI, which translates to MHVPPYYKKPEWQQFLAGAAIGALLGWIVFLFIHGETQDIQASKINHQSAEIRHLKQRIDVMEEDYRTLNETNEKKLKIQQIKVEFTAEAKEKYRSSAHTLHLLRQAAEEELHPLLTKNIEEVAANRTYVIKAIENKTYTIDQRSYHLEVKEMYLYKTLELLLVVSHE; encoded by the coding sequence ATGCACGTACCACCTTACTACAAAAAACCGGAATGGCAGCAATTTCTTGCCGGTGCTGCCATTGGTGCATTGCTTGGCTGGATCGTTTTTCTTTTTATCCATGGTGAGACTCAAGACATTCAAGCAAGCAAAATCAATCATCAGTCAGCTGAAATCCGCCATTTAAAACAACGAATTGATGTCATGGAGGAAGATTACCGGACGTTAAATGAAACGAACGAAAAGAAATTAAAAATACAACAAATAAAGGTCGAATTTACAGCGGAAGCAAAAGAAAAGTATCGTTCATCAGCTCATACACTCCACCTGCTCCGACAAGCTGCTGAAGAAGAGCTTCATCCACTACTAACAAAAAACATTGAAGAAGTGGCGGCCAATCGTACGTATGTGATCAAAGCGATTGAAAATAAAACGTATACGATTGACCAAAGATCCTATCATTTAGAAGTAAAAGAGATGTATTTATATAAAACGCTTGAACTTTTGCTCGTCGTCAGCCATGAATAA
- a CDS encoding YtrH family sporulation protein, whose translation MPDCYKGVFSLKEEVFIVTFMNCYFVALGVILGGSFIGGISAFLTGAPPYETIGRLAQSLKIWGMVAAIGGTFDVISTFERGIFYGAPLDIFKQTLLILSAMAGAQSGAKLIQWFTQGSAL comes from the coding sequence ATGCCAGATTGCTATAAAGGGGTGTTTTCCTTGAAGGAGGAAGTGTTCATTGTCACGTTTATGAATTGTTATTTTGTGGCACTAGGCGTTATTTTAGGAGGTTCGTTCATTGGGGGGATCAGTGCGTTTCTGACCGGTGCTCCACCATACGAAACGATCGGTCGATTGGCACAAAGCCTCAAAATCTGGGGCATGGTTGCTGCCATTGGTGGGACATTTGATGTCATTTCAACATTTGAGCGCGGCATTTTTTATGGAGCGCCTCTTGATATTTTTAAGCAAACCTTATTGATTTTATCAGCGATGGCAGGTGCCCAAAGTGGGGCAAAACTGATTCAATGGTTTACGCAAGGAAGTGCGCTGTAA